A genomic segment from Candidatus Brocadia sinica JPN1 encodes:
- the pheA gene encoding prephenate dehydratase — translation MDIALLRKEIDRLDSKIVELLNERAKIVLKIGEIKKQNGAQVYAPNREQEVYSRIISQNKGPLTNDCLMAIYRELMAGSLILEKAIKVSYLGPEGTFSYFAAKQKFGSSVEYVPVRGIDDVFRDVAAGRSDYGIVPAENSTEGGIRETLNMFVEFDVKVCAEIILPIHHALIASCMKEEIKKVYSKPQILSQCKNWLANNLPRVELIEVSSSAEAACIVADAAKAGKEGRYSAVIANAEIAQQHGLNILCKNIEDNPNNITRFFILSKEYGAPSEKDRTAVMCYIKNRAGALLEMLEPFKTFNINLTNIEALPTRKKAWEYCFYLDFEGHVSNETIKNALNEVSKRCSDMKILGSFPKCD, via the coding sequence ATGGATATAGCCCTTTTAAGAAAGGAAATCGATAGGTTGGATTCAAAGATTGTAGAATTACTGAATGAAAGGGCCAAAATAGTATTGAAAATTGGTGAAATAAAAAAACAAAATGGTGCGCAAGTCTATGCACCGAATAGGGAGCAAGAAGTGTATTCGCGCATTATATCTCAAAATAAAGGTCCCCTGACGAACGATTGTTTAATGGCAATATATCGTGAGTTAATGGCCGGCTCATTAATATTAGAAAAGGCCATAAAGGTGTCATATCTTGGCCCGGAAGGAACCTTTAGTTATTTTGCCGCGAAGCAAAAATTTGGTTCGTCTGTTGAGTACGTTCCGGTGCGGGGTATTGATGATGTTTTTAGGGATGTAGCGGCCGGTAGAAGTGATTACGGAATAGTACCGGCTGAAAATTCCACGGAGGGTGGAATCAGAGAGACGTTAAATATGTTCGTGGAATTCGATGTCAAAGTGTGTGCCGAGATTATTTTGCCGATTCACCATGCTTTAATAGCAAGCTGTATGAAAGAGGAGATTAAAAAGGTATACTCGAAACCCCAGATTTTGTCTCAATGCAAAAATTGGTTGGCAAATAATCTTCCTCGTGTCGAGTTAATCGAAGTCAGCAGCAGCGCTGAGGCTGCTTGCATCGTTGCCGATGCTGCAAAAGCAGGGAAAGAAGGGCGATATTCTGCGGTAATTGCCAATGCGGAAATAGCGCAGCAGCACGGATTGAATATTCTTTGTAAAAACATTGAAGACAACCCAAATAATATAACGAGGTTCTTTATTTTAAGCAAAGAATACGGCGCGCCAAGTGAGAAGGACAGAACGGCAGTTATGTGCTACATAAAAAATCGTGCCGGGGCGTTATTGGAAATGCTGGAACCTTTCAAGACCTTTAATATCAATCTCACAAATATTGAGGCATTACCTACCAGAAAAAAGGCGTGGGAATATTGTTTTTACCTGGATTTCGAAGGGCATGTATCAAATGAAACAATAAAAAATGCCCTCAATGAAGTGTCTAAAAGATGTTCTGACATGAAGATTTTGGGATCATTTCCAAAGTGTGATTGA
- the tpiA gene encoding triose-phosphate isomerase, translating to MKKPFIVGNWKMNLTLREGVEFAKSLRNSLNDRNEVICGICPSFVFLNDICKVLKGSGICVAAQNIHSEKNGAYTGEISAIMVKEVGCTHVLIGHSERRHIFNEADAFINAKIKVALSVNLKPIFCVGETLHEREDEKTRYVIENQLTGGLRGISADHIRDIVIAYEPVWAIGTGKTALPQDANEVHSFIRSFITVEYGIDTANSLYIQYGGSVKPENAGDLMAQPEIDGLLVGGASIQLESFLEIVEVASTH from the coding sequence ATAAAAAAGCCTTTTATTGTGGGAAATTGGAAGATGAATCTTACACTCAGGGAAGGAGTGGAATTTGCAAAATCGCTCAGAAATAGTTTAAACGACAGAAATGAGGTTATTTGTGGAATTTGTCCATCCTTTGTTTTCCTGAACGATATTTGCAAGGTATTAAAGGGTAGTGGTATCTGCGTAGCAGCGCAGAATATTCATAGTGAAAAAAACGGTGCTTATACCGGTGAGATTTCTGCTATTATGGTTAAGGAGGTCGGCTGTACTCACGTGCTTATAGGACATTCCGAACGCAGACATATTTTTAACGAGGCCGATGCTTTTATCAATGCCAAGATAAAGGTGGCACTGTCCGTTAATTTAAAACCGATTTTTTGTGTTGGAGAAACGTTACATGAAAGAGAGGATGAAAAAACAAGATATGTGATCGAAAATCAGTTAACAGGGGGTTTGCGGGGAATTAGCGCGGATCACATAAGAGATATTGTTATTGCTTATGAGCCTGTATGGGCTATCGGTACGGGAAAAACGGCTTTACCTCAGGATGCAAATGAGGTTCATTCATTTATCAGAAGCTTTATAACGGTTGAATACGGTATCGACACCGCAAACAGCTTATATATCCAATATGGGGGAAGTGTAAAACCGGAGAATGCGGGAGATCTGATGGCGCAGCCAGAGATCGATGGCCTGCTAGTAGGTGGTGCAAGTATTCAATTGGAGTCCTTTTTGGAAATTGTTGAGGTTGCATCAACGCATTAA
- the secG gene encoding preprotein translocase subunit SecG → MVRAEKAFKWGVAIVVIFGILNAFYFLNLVIALKITLPVLCVFLIGSILLQSGKGGGLAAIGGLGDQAAFGTRTSTFLTKVTYLIGAAFIVATVFLFKLSIPTRGISTMITQEAPESQHTHNHTPHEHGDVPHTAGNAGDTSAVGMQNVAEEAPNKSLREGQPHQTGMNGGVSENQSMGMKPVQEKEQPLGLSEKAMPEGQKKADENSNK, encoded by the coding sequence ATGGTAAGGGCTGAAAAGGCATTTAAATGGGGAGTTGCGATCGTTGTTATCTTTGGAATATTAAATGCGTTCTACTTTTTAAATTTGGTTATTGCATTAAAGATTACGTTGCCTGTATTATGCGTCTTCTTGATTGGGTCTATCTTATTGCAATCGGGCAAAGGCGGAGGATTGGCAGCTATCGGCGGGTTAGGAGACCAGGCTGCCTTTGGTACAAGAACAAGTACCTTTTTAACCAAAGTTACCTATCTCATAGGCGCTGCGTTTATTGTTGCTACGGTCTTTTTGTTTAAGTTATCCATCCCTACAAGGGGGATAAGTACGATGATTACGCAGGAAGCCCCTGAGTCACAACATACGCATAACCACACTCCGCATGAACACGGTGATGTTCCCCATACGGCGGGAAATGCTGGTGATACCTCTGCGGTTGGCATGCAAAATGTTGCAGAAGAAGCGCCAAACAAATCGTTGCGGGAAGGCCAGCCTCATCAGACAGGAATGAATGGTGGGGTATCAGAGAATCAATCAATGGGTATGAAACCTGTTCAGGAGAAAGAACAACCTTTAGGCCTTTCAGAGAAGGCCATGCCCGAAGGTCAGAAAAAAGCAGATGAAAATTCCAATAAATAA
- a CDS encoding YicC/YloC family endoribonuclease has protein sequence MLKSMTGFGIAEYKDDERTVRVELRSINNRYLKVDLRLPDVLQSFESEIERSIREKINRGTVLLNVNYQSLRQESEYVLNSERLKEYYQLLSGIKKEIGSRERISVNSLIQLPGVLQKGKNREEHADALLSLCVSLVDEALKKMLEMRAVEGRHLGKDIERRKELILSILDKIETRAPDVVKEYSKRLQGRLASLLTGIAIELTDSNLCREIAIFAERCDITEEISRLKSHLYQLQEAMHSDEPIGRKLDFIVQEMFRETNTMCAKANDSVMLKDLVDIKTEIEKIREQIFNIE, from the coding sequence ATGCTCAAAAGTATGACGGGGTTTGGTATAGCTGAGTATAAAGATGATGAACGTACGGTACGGGTGGAATTGCGTTCGATCAATAATCGATACTTGAAGGTAGACCTGCGGTTACCAGACGTATTGCAGTCCTTTGAAAGCGAGATCGAACGCTCAATCAGGGAAAAAATTAATCGTGGTACAGTTCTTTTAAATGTAAACTATCAATCGCTTCGGCAAGAATCTGAGTACGTCTTGAATAGTGAGAGATTAAAAGAATATTATCAATTGTTAAGCGGTATTAAAAAAGAAATAGGTTCCAGGGAGAGGATATCCGTTAATTCTTTGATACAGCTTCCAGGTGTGCTGCAAAAGGGGAAAAACCGCGAGGAGCATGCAGATGCCCTGTTATCTCTATGTGTCTCTCTTGTTGACGAGGCTTTGAAAAAGATGCTGGAAATGCGGGCTGTTGAGGGGAGGCATCTTGGGAAAGATATTGAACGCCGAAAAGAACTTATCCTTTCGATACTCGATAAAATTGAAACAAGGGCGCCTGACGTTGTTAAGGAATATAGCAAGCGTTTGCAGGGCAGGCTCGCCTCATTGTTGACGGGGATTGCTATAGAATTAACCGATAGTAACCTCTGCCGTGAAATTGCCATCTTCGCGGAACGATGTGATATTACCGAGGAAATCAGTCGTCTTAAAAGCCATTTATACCAACTGCAAGAGGCAATGCATTCGGATGAGCCAATAGGGAGGAAGCTTGATTTTATTGTACAAGAAATGTTCCGTGAAACCAATACCATGTGTGCAAAGGCAAACGATAGTGTGATGCTGAAGGATTTGGTGGATATAAAGACAGAAATTGAGAAAATTCGGGAGCAGATCTTTAATATTGAATAG